TGTCATCATCAATCCGTTCTCCCCCTTCCTCAAACGAAGTTTCTTCGAGGAAAATAGGCTCATCTGCATCATGAGGAGGCAAAGGAGGGGGCTGTTGACTCATCGTTCCCTTTCCGGATGGAGTGTCGATCAATAACTCTGACGGCAACCTGATATTCTGGTAACGTAAAACGGCATCAAACAGATTAATCTAATGTGAGAAAATCAGCTCTCATAGTCAACTCGAACCAGATACAGCCCGCAAGCAGGCGCCGTCGCTCCCGCCTGTGAACGGTCCATGGAAACAAGAATCTTCTGTACATTTTCTGGCATCCAGCGGCCTACGCCGACTTCAAGCAACGTCCCGGCAATCGCACGTACCATATTGTATAAAAAACCATCCGCCACAATATCAACGGTGATAAATTCCGCAGGCAAAGATTCGCTTTCGTTCGTTTGCTTTAGCATTTCTGCCCCCCAGACGGGCCAGACCGACGTGCGTTGCACCGTCAACTCCTGAATAGTCCGTACACTGGTCGCTTTATTCGGAAAGTGAGATTCGAAACAACGGAAATCGTGCTTGCCCAGCAAAAACTGAGCAGCCGCGTGCATCTGCTCTGCATCTAATGGTCGGCCGAATTCACAAACATACCGTTTCAGAAAAGGATAACCAACGCCCGTATTATGAATTACATAACGATATCGTTTGCGGACCGCCGAATACGTCGCGTGAAATGTCGCATCGACCTCTTCCACCTCTCTCACGCAAATGCTGTCCGGCAAAAATCGCTGCAATCCCGATTGAATGTTCTTACAGGGAATCGCAGACGTCGTTTGAAAATTCGCCACCTGCCCCAGCGCATGTACGCCGGCATCCGTGCGTCCCGCCACCAGCACGCCGCTTTTCTGTTGCGTCAACTGTTCGATGGCCGATTCCACGCACGCCTGCACTGAGTGACCGTTCGGCTGCACCTGCCAACCGGCATACTCCGATCCATCATAGGCCAGCGTTAGTTTGATGTTTCTCATGAACGTTCTATCGTCAGCTTTCAGCAGATCCGAAATGGCAGAACAGGACAGCTTGAACTCGCCTTAGAGACCGAGCTTTTCTTTCCAGTAACCCCACTGTTCCTGCACCGGTGCCTCGCCCCCCGAACCGAAACTGCACAACGCCGCCATCGCGTTTCGTGCCCCCAGTACCTGATAAATATCGTCTTCAATTTGCGGGCAGGCTTCCTGTAACTCTTCCAACGAAAGATCAACCAGTCGGCACGAACGTGATTCGCAGAGCGCCACCAGCTTGCCGACGATACCGTGACCTGTCCGCATGGGAGTCCCTTTCTTGATCAGGTACTCCATCAACGCGGTCGCATCAAGGAAGCCGTCTTCCAGTTTCGCGGCAATCGTATCCTGCTGCAGCTCGGCCCCTTCGACCATCGCTGCCGCCAGTTCCAGGCAGGCGGCCACCGTATCGTAGGCATCAAACAGGGCCAGCTTGTCCTCCTGCATATCGCGGTTATACGCCATCGGCAGTCCTTTGAGCAGCACCAGAATCTGCTGCACATCGGCAATCGGTCGGGCCGACTTGCCACGAATCAACTCCAGCACATCCGGATTCCGTTTTTGCGGCATGATCGACGAGCCGGTGGTAAACGCATCGGGCAGTTTGATGAAACCGAACTCGGTTGAAAACCAGGCGATCCATTCCTCGGCCCAGTTGCTCAAATGCGTCGCTACCAGCGCCATACAGAAACAGAACTCCGCCAGGTAATCCCGGTCACTCGAAATATCCAGACTGTTTCGCGCGACATCGGTGAACTCAAGCAACTCTGCAGAATAGTGTCGGTCGATCGGCAGTGACGTTCCCGCCAGTGCCGCACCACCCAATGGAGAAACATTCACCCGCTTCAAACAATCCGCCAGACGCTGACGATCCCGGTCAAACTTCTCGCAATACGCGAGCCAGTAATGGGCGGCCTTCACTGGCTGCGCCCGCTGCAGATGCGTGAAGCCAGGCAGAACGAGAGCCTGGTCCTTTTCACAACGTTCGACAAATGCCACCTGCAGATCTTTGAGCAAACCGTCAATCCGCTGAATCGCTTCGCGGGTGTAAAGTTTCAAATCGGTCGAAACCTGATCGTTACGACTTCGCGCGGTATGCAGTTTACGCCCCACATCGCCCACGCGTTCGGTCAACGCACTTTCAATGTGCATGTGGATGTCTTCGAGATCAAAGCGAAACTCGAACTCGCCCCGTTTAATTTCTCCGCCGATCTGTGTCAGTGTTTCAACAATCTGCTGACATTCGTCATCAGTAATCAACCCCACCTTGGCCAGCATGCGGGCATGCGCCTGTGAGCCTTGAATGTCCACCGCCGCCAGTCGGCTGTCAAAACTGATCGATTCTGTAAACGCTTCAACACGTGCATCGGTCTGCTGTTGAAATCGTCCTCCCCAGGCTTTTGCGGCCACGGTGTTTCTCCACTGCAATTCAAAAGTGATTGTAAGTCCCAGCGTCGCTTGCAGTATTGTTCAAACGACGCATAGGCAGATTAATCTGCGGGCCGCCATCCATCAAGCCGACCACTAGCCCGGAGTCAGAATGACACCATAATTTATGCATTTTCGCCGCAGAATCGGGATTTTTGTTGGTAAATGGTCTATTTGTCCCCCTACGATGGATTTCAGCGTTTTTCGAGTTGAAAAGTGAGACGCCACCATGCGTCTCGCGTTCCGAGTTCAAAAAGTACAGACCATGAAAAACATCCTGACATTCACCCTGACCGTCTCCGTCATTCTGATCAACAGTGCGCACCAGACTTCTACTGCCGCCATCGAAGCGTCGAAACCAGAGCTGTACTCTGCAAAACAGGACACAGCGCCGACCTGGACCATTGGGATTTCACCAGCGCCCGGCCTGAATTCTTACGCCACTCGCGAAATCCAGTTTTCTCTCGCATCAAATCAGGTACTCACCTCATCCACCAAAAAATCAGACGATACAATCGTGATTGTCCCCCGTGCCATTCCCGAAGTCGCAGCGAAACCGGAATGTGCAAACTGTAATCGTCCAAGGCGGAGAGCAATGAACCGCAGTGCGTATTGCCATTCCTGGCCCTGGTCGCGTCGCTCCTATTTTGCCAATCTGCAATTAAGTCCCGCCCAGTATATGTATAGTGATTTCATCCGATCCAACTGGTTTGGTTCTCCCTATCCAGGACACTCTTTCTACTATAGTGGTTACCGCCCGTCGTTTCGTTTTGGTTCGCTTCAGTTCCGAGGCTTCGGCAATTATGACCGTATGTATAACCCGCGGATTATTCCCTTCGGTTATCAATACGCAGGATCACCCACTTACTATGCCGCACTCGCACTGACTTCGATGTTTCCCTCGCTTCCCTGATTCCGTAAATCACGACGAAATCCGGTTTTGTCTGGTCCCCTTACGCCTGAATTGATAGAATGAGAGCCTGAAGCACTCCAATCATCTTCCACAGTTTTTGATGGGTCGAGCAGATGGCTGAACTATTTCAAAGCGGGATGTGCGCGCCTCACTTATTAAATCGACGGCAGGCAATGCAAATCGGCGTCGGACTGTTTGGTCTGAGCTTGCCGGAATTTCTCAAAGCCGCAGCCACTTCAGGCAAACCAGATGTTTCCTGTATCTTCATCTTCTTAGCCGGCGGCGCAAGCCATTTTGAAACGTTCGACCCCAAACCGGATGCCCCCTCAGAAATTCGTGGCCCCTGGAAACCGACCAGTACCAGTGTTCCCGGCACCTTCATCTGTGAAAAACTTCCTCTGCTCGCCCGCCGCATGGATAAAGTCGCGTTGATTCGCTCCTGGCAGGGCAAAAGCGGCTCACACAGCACCGGCTCACAACATGTGGCCAGCGGTTTTTATCCCGTGGGCAAACAGTACTTCCCTAACTTCGGCTGTCTCGTCTCTTCCCTGTATGGCAGTCGTGTCCCGGGCGTACCGCCGCACCTTGGTCTGCCTGTCGCCGCCCGCTATACCGATCCCCCCGGCTATCTGGGCACCGCCTATTCAGCCTTCGACCTCAAAGGCGATCCACAGAAACCGGAGATGGAACTGGGCGGACTGAACCTGTCGCGTGTCCGGTTTGAAGATCGACTCTCGATGTTATCACAGTTGGAGAATCTCAGCCGCTTGCAGACAGTCAAAAACGCACAGCTGGAATCGGTCGATAAATTCACCGAAGAAGCGATAGCGATGCTCACCAGTGGCGCGATGCAGAAAGCGGTCAACCTGGAAGAGGAGTCTATCCAGACGCGCGAACGATATGGCGACAACATTTATGGCCGCCGGGTTTTGCTTGCCCGTAGATTGATTGAAGCCGGCGCGCGGTTCGTCACCATCAATCAGGCAGTTCAAGGTGGCTTATTCGGAAATGCCAAAACCAACGGCACCTGGGACAATCACGGCTGGCTCTTCGATTCGATGATGTCGTTTGCCAGTCGCCCCGCGGGCATGCCCGGCAACAAACGCTGGCACAGCTATTCAGGCCCTGGCAATGTTCCTCAATTGGATATGTCACTTTCTGCCCTGCTGGATGACCTGGAGGAACGAGGTCTGTTAGACACGACATTGGTCGTCGCGATGGGCGAATTTGGTCGGACTCCAAAAGTCAATGCCACCGCTGGCCGCGACCATTATCCGAATGCGGGCAGCGTACTAATGGCCGGCGGCCCGGTTCAACGCGGCACTGTCATTGGTGCCACCGACCGTAAAGGAAGCCTGCCCAGCACACGCCCCTGTCGGCCGGAAGATATCGCTGCTTCGATCTACCATGCCATGGGCATTGACGCCCATCAAACCTACTTCCCCCGCCTGCCACGCCCAACGCCCATCGCATCGGGTCGGATCATTGAAGGTCTGTTCTAAACGTTCATCGACAAGCCAAAACGGACTGAGTTTCAGAAATCTCAAATCCCCCTTTTCGAAGGGATTGCATCCGCTGATCGCTCCTGATAGGTTTCTTGTTTAGCGCGAGATCTATTGCGGAGTGATAAAATTGTTTAAATTATTAACAAATGAGCCCCCGAAAGCCGTCGTCCTGGTGAGTGGCGGTCTGGATTCGGCGACGACTTTAGCAATCGCGGCGGACGCCGGTTTTGAATTGTACGCCCTCTCGTTTGACTACGGTCAAAGGCACCGCCACGAATTGGAAGCAGCCAAAAAAGTCTGCGAGTCGTTCAACGTCAAACAGTTTGTCATCTTTCCGCTCGACCTGCGCGTCTTCGGCGGCTCAGCCCTCACGGCAGACATCGAAGTCCCCAAAGACCGGAGCGAACACGATCTGGAGACCGGTATCCCCATCACCTACGTTCCCGCACGCAACACCGTGTTTCTTTCGCTCGCTCTTGCGTGGGCGGAAACGCTGAATGCCTTCGATCTCTTCATCGGCGTCAACGCCGTCGATTACAGCGGCTACCCGGACTGCCGCCCGGAATTCATTGAAGCGTTTCAGAAAGTCGCTTCGCTGGCGACAAAAACCGGCGTGGAACATTCCGGGAACTGGCAGATTCATACCCCGCTGATTTCACTGACCAAAGCCGAGATCATCAAACAGGGTATGGCACTCGGCGTCGACTATGGCCTGACGCACAGCTGCTACGATCCCCTTCCCGATGGCACCCCCTGCGGCCACTGCGATTCGTGCCAGCTCCGCGCCAAAGGCTTCGCTGAAGCAGGCTTCGACGATCCGGCTTTGAAATCCAGTTAGGTCGTGTTTATTTAATGATTTTGAGTGTAATTCTCAGGAAAGCGCACTCACCGCGATCGGTATTAACCGCGTCTAACGCCGTGCGGCTGATCTTGTCTGCAGCAATTAGCCGAAGGGCGTTAGCCCCGGTTTCTCTCATTTGCTAAGACGCATTCTAATTCAGAAACACGACTTGGCCATTTCAACTGGACGGTTTCAGTTCCCACCCCGGTTCGGTCACCGGTGGTGTCTCTGAGGGCTCAACCAGTTTGCCGTATAGATCCGGACGTCGTGCGCGGATATAACGTCGTCCGCCGGCTTGTCCCAGTTTTTCCTCAGTGCAGAGGGCAATGGTGATGTCGTCGCCCAGTTTGGTACATTCTCCAATGATCTCGCCGAACGGATCTAAAATCATTGACAGACCCGGTTTGACTTCCTGATCATCTATGCCAACCGGATTTGTGAAGATAGCATAGACCCCGTTATCATAGGCCCGTGCCGGATCAACCAGACCGCGGCCCGGCATCACTGACGGCAGACAACAGGTCACATGAGGCATGAAGATGATGTCTGCTCCCAGCATCGCCGTCATCCGCACGTTTTCGACCAGATTATTATCATAACAGATCAGAATCCCGCAACGACAACCCCGTACATCAAACACAACGTACTCATCACCGGAAGAGAGATGCGAATTCACGAACGCGTGCAGCTTGCGAAAGCGGGCCAGCAGTTCAGTTCCATCCACGCAAATATACGTATTATAAACTTCCCCCTGATCGACTTCGAACAGACCGGCCAGAATGGGAACGCCGACTTCCTCTGAAATCTGCATCAATTCCTGCGTACTCGGCCCGTTTGGAACAGGCTCGGCCAGGTCTATCAGTTGCTCTTTGGAAAATGATTGCACAAACGTGTAAGCCGGGATACAACACTCGTGGAAGCTGACAATTTCCGCCCCCTGCTCGACCGCCTGGTGGGCGAGCTCACGAATCCGTTGGAGGTTATAGGCTTTGTCGCCATTGCGGTGTTCAAACTGGACGGCGGCGATCCGGATATCTCTCATTGGGTTTTTGCTCCTGATTTGATAAACTGTCAGACAACTTATCTTACTCTGCACTATTCCATCGATAAAGGGATTTGAAGAACTAATGGGAACGCAATTTACGAATGAATCCATTTCCTCTCTCTCAGCAAACTGGCTGGTCATCGGCCTGGCCGAGTCGGCTCCGCTAAGGACTACGGTTGCTCAACTGGATGAAACATTAAACGGGTTGATCTCACGCCTGATCGAAAGCGAAGATTTCACCGGCAAACTGGCAAGCACAGCCTCTCTGCTCGGCTTAACGGAAATCAAAACACCGCGAGTCCTGCTGGTTGGCTTAGGCCCTGATGCTGAGGTCTCTCTGGCATCGCTGGAAAAAGCGATGATGACTGCAGCCCGTACGATTTCGACCAAACAAAATACAACGGCAGCCGTTTTGATTCCCGAGCTGGAAAACAAGTCGCTTTCGACAGAACAACTAGCGTGCGTGGTGACGTCGGCCATGCTGGTCGGCTCCGTCGGTCAAGATCTCTACCGCCAGGAAGCATCCCGGTTTCCTTTTCAAGATTTGCTGATTGTCGGCACCGAAACAGCTGATCAAAGTGCCTGCCAGCAGGCCGTAGAACGCGGCACGATTTTAGGGGACTCGGTCAATCTGGCACGGGAAATGGTCAATCGACCGGCCGCGGATATTTACCCAATCAGCTTCGCCGACCGCGTTGTTGAAGTCGCCAAAGAATTTGGACTGGATTCCGAAATCCTGGATGAGAACCAGCTCGAACAGGAAAAGATGGGATCCATGCTGGCCGTCGCACAAGGCAGCGATCAACCACCGCGTCTGGCTATTCTCAAACATGCAGGCGCCGATCCCTCTGCACCAACGCTGGCCCTCGTCGGAAAAGGGGTCACCTTTGATAGTGGGGGACTCTCGATCAAACCCAGTGACGGCATGAAAACCATGAAATGCGATATGGGCGGCGCTGCTGCGGTACTAGGCGCCATGACCGCCATCGCCCGACTCAAATTGCCCGTCAACGTGGTCGGCTACATGGGACTGGTTGAGAATATGGTAAATGGCTCATCTTATAAATTGGGCGATGTCCTGACGGCACGTAACGGTAAAACGATTGAAGTGTTGAATACCGACGCCGAAGGCCGCCTGGTCTTAGCCGATGTGCTCACATTCGCCGTTGACCGTGGTGCATCTAACATCATCGACCTCGCGACACTGACAGGTGCCTGCGTTGTTGCATTGGGCGAAGAAGTCACCGGCGTCTTTTCCAACAATGCCGACTGGTCCCAAGCCGTTCAAGATGCCGCGAAAAACAGCGGTGAAGATGTTTGGGAAATGCCAATGTTTCCGCAGTTCGGCGAACAACTCAAAAGCGATGTCGCCGACCTGAAGAATATCGGAACCCGCTGGGGCGGTGCGATTACTGCCGCCAAGTTCCTGGAAAACTTTATCAACGAGACGCCCTGGGTGCACCTCGATATCGCCGGTCCGGCGTTCGCCGCCGCGAATCTGCCTCATCGTGAAGGGGGCGGTACCGGCTGCATGGTCAAAACGCTGGTCGAAGTCGCCGGCCATTACCCGTCGAGTAAGTAAACGTAGCCCGCTTACTCTTCCGACTCTCTTTCGAGCGCCCCCAGATCTTTCAAGGATTTTGCGGGGCGTTCTTTCGTTCCCCGGGGGCCTTTGAACTGTTTTTGAATCGGGAAATTTTTCTGAACCGCTTCCGGCAATAGGCCGTTTTTATTCAGACACGCCGATTTTGCCGTCAGAAAGAACAGATTCTTTTCTTCATCCTGAAATCCGGGATCGTCGCCGGAATGAATTTCGTGCTCCGAGCTCACATTCCCGAATCGGCTGGAATGAGCGGCTTTCCAGCCGGCTTTGATCCAGTTGTAGCTGAGACTGGCGGTCCCTTTTTCATCTAGAATCGAAAAGCTGTTGCCTGCCTGTGTGGTATAGAGAATGTTATTGCGGCAGTCCAGATGTTCGCTGTTCGTCGATAGTAAAACCAAAGTCGAAGAAGGACGGCGGGTGACAACCGTGTTGTTATAAAAGAAGAGCGTTCCTTTGCGATACGCACTCTCATCACCGCTGTCGCCACCGTAGTGGACGATCTGACTGTTGGAATCCTCTTTCCGTTTGATCAGCACATTGCCATACACATAAGTCGATCGATAGCGGGGATCATAACGAATCGTATCGCCGCCTTCGGAATCAACGAGGTCGAGTTGACGATTGCCGCTCTCAATCCAATTGTAACGCACAACCAGACCAGCCGAGCGATCTTTGAGATTATTACCCAGACAGTCTTTGCGCAGGGGCCCCAGGTAATTTCCCTGAAAGGTAATCCCGGCGGCTTCCGTGTAGACATTGTGTTCATAATAGCTGTCTGCGATGCCGTTATGGTAGATCGAACAGTTTTCGATCAGCAGATCTTTCGATTCGTAGGCTACAAACAGACCGTTTCCACAATCGTGCAGATAGCAGTTGCGAATCGTGATGTGCTCCCCTTTTTCAATAAAGATCGCAGCCGCATTCTGGAAATACTTTTGTAAACCATCCGAGCTGAAATAGAAAAAAGAGGGCCGCGCGCTGCGGATATCCAGATTTTCAATCACAATATACGCGGGCATGGTATCGGCCGGATCGCGAGCGCCACCAATTTTGATGATGCCCCGCTGTTCGCCCCAGAAGCGTAACTGCGGCCGTGTGACTGCTCGTCGCCCATCGATCACGGGTAACTCTCCCTTGTCGGAAGGAATTCCCTTAACCACAATCGGTTTGTCTTTGGTTCCCCGACGACAAAGAACCCACTTGGCATGATAAGGCCGAGGCCGCCAGTGGATACGCACTTCATCACCGGCGTTCAGACTTTCCCAGGGAACTTTTTCGACGGTAAGAATTTTCTGTTCGGGGCCGACGTCGTAAATCGTTGCTTCAACCTGTTTCGCAAACGTGCTGAGGAAGCAGAACATCAGCAGGATCAGACAGGGAAGCGTGCCAAACCAACTCTGTTGAGGCTCCCTCTGATTTGTGAAATCACGCTGAAACACCCAACATCTCCTTGAGAGCGTAACGCTCTTGACTGACGGATTCACAAGGTGTTTTAAACCATCAGTCGCGTTCCATTAATGAATCTGTGCTGGCACCCATTGTACTGGACGTGCTCCCGGATTGGGACTGGCACTACTGGGGATTGTCGTCGGAGTGTGTAATAATGCCGGTGGTACATACGACATCGGCTCTTCCGCGGCAGGTGCGGGAGCCGGTTTGTTGATGACTCCATTGTGCCCGTGTTCGGGAACAGGTGTAATTTTCTGTGGCACAACGGTCGTTGGTGCGGGCGAAGCAGGCGAACTCATTTCGGGCATCATCGATTCGTTCATGATTGTCCCACCTTGCTCGTTCATGAATGTTCCCCCTTGAGGTCCACAGGTCGGACAACTCGACTGGGGTGCATAAGTAGGGGTGGGATACGAATTCATGGGATACGTTTCCATCGCCCCCTCATCCGAACCGTAACTGAAAGTACCGGAAGACAACATCCCCGGTAGAGACGATCCAAAACCACCGCTGCGACAAGGATCACAGGTATTGCATGTATTACACGGATCACACATATTACAACAATGCTTTTGCATTCTCTTTGCGCGGTGCTTGGAAAGAGAGCATTTGATATCATCCATGAAATTCGTGGGGCCATACATATCGCCGCTACAGACCATGCCGGTCGCAGGGTCATAATAGCCAGGGCCAGCACAGCCGGTTAAGGGCAGACACAGTAAAATTCCCGCACTTAGTTTCAGCAACGAATTCATTTTGAAATCCGGTCAATCTCAGAACGTTGAAATAGTAATTAACTCGCAGTTTGAAATCGGGGCCTTTTTGAAAAGGAGTTCCCAACATCTCATTGATCGGTCTTTCAAAATGTTAACCTTTAACGATTATGTAAATAATGACGATATTTCTCATAAAAGAGCCTACTGTCGATTTCTATCACTAACTTATTTCACTGCAATACTATAAGAACGGTCTGATATGACGGAGCAGGAACAGATACAACTGGGAAAAATTGGCTTTCGGGCCATGTGGCGATTTGGGGGACTGACTCCCTGGGATTTGATCTATCAATCTGTCCGAGGATACAACCACCACAGACTCAGTGCCCACAGCGCGCAATTTGCCTATTATGCAATTTTCACGCTCTTCCCCCTGTTAATGGTCATCATCGCCTGTGTGGCACAACTGCCGATCAAAGGCTTGATTCTCAGCATGGAAAATGCCATCAACCAGGGTCTGCCGTCAAACGTATCAAAGATGTTGTTCGATCAGATCGCAGACATCCAACATAAAACGACCATCAGCCTGATCACCGGCGGCGTGTTCCTGCTCTCTCTGGGAGGCACCCGTCTGTTTCTCACGATGGGAACCGGCCTGGATGCCGTATTCGAAGTCGACCGCCGTCGCACCTTCTGGAAATCAAGTGGTCTGGCGTTATTACTCACGTTTGGCGTGTTAATCCTGTTACTGCTTGCGATGATCCTGCTCGTCATCGGCCCGGAACTGGCACGATTATTACTGGCGAACTTTTACGCGCCCTGGCTACACCTGCTGCTGTCAGCCGGCACACGCTGGTCGGTTGCCTGCGGTTTCATGCTCATTTCCACATCAGTCATCTACTGGGCTGTCCCGAGTGTGAAACTCCCTTGGAAAATCATTACCCCTGGCAGTCTGTTTGTGGTCATCAGCTGGGTCATCATGCTGCAGGGTTTCCGAATTTACGTCGAGAACATCGCCCACTACAACGAAACCTACGGTACTCTGGGGGGATTTATCGTGCTCCTGGTCTGGCTCTACCTGACCGGTGCCATCCTGATGATGGGGGGCGAGATCAACGGCGTCATCTACCGCGCTGCCAAAATGAAAGCAGACGGCGTTTTGAAATGATCTGAGAGCGGAACTGGGATCGGCTGTCCATGCATCATCCGCAAACAGACGTGCCAAAGATGCGAAATCAAAGCACTTCATTATTGACGAAACCGGATGCAAAATCATAAAATAAACACATAAAAGATCTTTTATTGTTTATTCGCACAAAGGATCCGCATGATGTTCCGTGTTGAATTTGGAAAAACGGGTAAGTACTGCGATGGCGTCAATCGGCGTCATTTTCTACAGGCGGGTGTCGCCGGAATGGGGGCAGCCAGTCTCTCTCAAATTCTCCATGCAAAAGCACAAGCCGAGCAAAGCGGGGCCGCAAAAAAAGATACGTCTGTCATTCTGCTCTGGCTCGACGGCGGCCCCAGTCATTTGGACCTGTATGATATGAAGCCCGATGCTCCCAGCGAGACCCGGGGAATCTGGAACCCAATCCACACCAACGTGCCGGGCATGGACATCACCGAAATGTTTCCACTGCAAGCCAAGTGTGCGGATAAGTTTTCCATCGTTCGTTCGCTACATCACAATACCGGTGACCACTTCACCGGCGGTCACTGGATGCTCACCGGTCGTGGCGGCGTGAGTG
This genomic interval from Gimesia alba contains the following:
- the truA gene encoding tRNA pseudouridine(38-40) synthase TruA — encoded protein: MRNIKLTLAYDGSEYAGWQVQPNGHSVQACVESAIEQLTQQKSGVLVAGRTDAGVHALGQVANFQTTSAIPCKNIQSGLQRFLPDSICVREVEEVDATFHATYSAVRKRYRYVIHNTGVGYPFLKRYVCEFGRPLDAEQMHAAAQFLLGKHDFRCFESHFPNKATSVRTIQELTVQRTSVWPVWGAEMLKQTNESESLPAEFITVDIVADGFLYNMVRAIAGTLLEVGVGRWMPENVQKILVSMDRSQAGATAPACGLYLVRVDYES
- the argH gene encoding argininosuccinate lyase, with the translated sequence MAAKAWGGRFQQQTDARVEAFTESISFDSRLAAVDIQGSQAHARMLAKVGLITDDECQQIVETLTQIGGEIKRGEFEFRFDLEDIHMHIESALTERVGDVGRKLHTARSRNDQVSTDLKLYTREAIQRIDGLLKDLQVAFVERCEKDQALVLPGFTHLQRAQPVKAAHYWLAYCEKFDRDRQRLADCLKRVNVSPLGGAALAGTSLPIDRHYSAELLEFTDVARNSLDISSDRDYLAEFCFCMALVATHLSNWAEEWIAWFSTEFGFIKLPDAFTTGSSIMPQKRNPDVLELIRGKSARPIADVQQILVLLKGLPMAYNRDMQEDKLALFDAYDTVAACLELAAAMVEGAELQQDTIAAKLEDGFLDATALMEYLIKKGTPMRTGHGIVGKLVALCESRSCRLVDLSLEELQEACPQIEDDIYQVLGARNAMAALCSFGSGGEAPVQEQWGYWKEKLGL
- a CDS encoding DUF1501 domain-containing protein; protein product: MAELFQSGMCAPHLLNRRQAMQIGVGLFGLSLPEFLKAAATSGKPDVSCIFIFLAGGASHFETFDPKPDAPSEIRGPWKPTSTSVPGTFICEKLPLLARRMDKVALIRSWQGKSGSHSTGSQHVASGFYPVGKQYFPNFGCLVSSLYGSRVPGVPPHLGLPVAARYTDPPGYLGTAYSAFDLKGDPQKPEMELGGLNLSRVRFEDRLSMLSQLENLSRLQTVKNAQLESVDKFTEEAIAMLTSGAMQKAVNLEEESIQTRERYGDNIYGRRVLLARRLIEAGARFVTINQAVQGGLFGNAKTNGTWDNHGWLFDSMMSFASRPAGMPGNKRWHSYSGPGNVPQLDMSLSALLDDLEERGLLDTTLVVAMGEFGRTPKVNATAGRDHYPNAGSVLMAGGPVQRGTVIGATDRKGSLPSTRPCRPEDIAASIYHAMGIDAHQTYFPRLPRPTPIASGRIIEGLF
- the queC gene encoding 7-cyano-7-deazaguanine synthase QueC, yielding MFKLLTNEPPKAVVLVSGGLDSATTLAIAADAGFELYALSFDYGQRHRHELEAAKKVCESFNVKQFVIFPLDLRVFGGSALTADIEVPKDRSEHDLETGIPITYVPARNTVFLSLALAWAETLNAFDLFIGVNAVDYSGYPDCRPEFIEAFQKVASLATKTGVEHSGNWQIHTPLISLTKAEIIKQGMALGVDYGLTHSCYDPLPDGTPCGHCDSCQLRAKGFAEAGFDDPALKSS
- a CDS encoding nitrilase family protein yields the protein MRDIRIAAVQFEHRNGDKAYNLQRIRELAHQAVEQGAEIVSFHECCIPAYTFVQSFSKEQLIDLAEPVPNGPSTQELMQISEEVGVPILAGLFEVDQGEVYNTYICVDGTELLARFRKLHAFVNSHLSSGDEYVVFDVRGCRCGILICYDNNLVENVRMTAMLGADIIFMPHVTCCLPSVMPGRGLVDPARAYDNGVYAIFTNPVGIDDQEVKPGLSMILDPFGEIIGECTKLGDDITIALCTEEKLGQAGGRRYIRARRPDLYGKLVEPSETPPVTEPGWELKPSS
- a CDS encoding leucyl aminopeptidase yields the protein MGTQFTNESISSLSANWLVIGLAESAPLRTTVAQLDETLNGLISRLIESEDFTGKLASTASLLGLTEIKTPRVLLVGLGPDAEVSLASLEKAMMTAARTISTKQNTTAAVLIPELENKSLSTEQLACVVTSAMLVGSVGQDLYRQEASRFPFQDLLIVGTETADQSACQQAVERGTILGDSVNLAREMVNRPAADIYPISFADRVVEVAKEFGLDSEILDENQLEQEKMGSMLAVAQGSDQPPRLAILKHAGADPSAPTLALVGKGVTFDSGGLSIKPSDGMKTMKCDMGGAAAVLGAMTAIARLKLPVNVVGYMGLVENMVNGSSYKLGDVLTARNGKTIEVLNTDAEGRLVLADVLTFAVDRGASNIIDLATLTGACVVALGEEVTGVFSNNADWSQAVQDAAKNSGEDVWEMPMFPQFGEQLKSDVADLKNIGTRWGGAITAAKFLENFINETPWVHLDIAGPAFAAANLPHREGGGTGCMVKTLVEVAGHYPSSK
- a CDS encoding right-handed parallel beta-helix repeat-containing protein, giving the protein MFQRDFTNQREPQQSWFGTLPCLILLMFCFLSTFAKQVEATIYDVGPEQKILTVEKVPWESLNAGDEVRIHWRPRPYHAKWVLCRRGTKDKPIVVKGIPSDKGELPVIDGRRAVTRPQLRFWGEQRGIIKIGGARDPADTMPAYIVIENLDIRSARPSFFYFSSDGLQKYFQNAAAIFIEKGEHITIRNCYLHDCGNGLFVAYESKDLLIENCSIYHNGIADSYYEHNVYTEAAGITFQGNYLGPLRKDCLGNNLKDRSAGLVVRYNWIESGNRQLDLVDSEGGDTIRYDPRYRSTYVYGNVLIKRKEDSNSQIVHYGGDSGDESAYRKGTLFFYNNTVVTRRPSSTLVLLSTNSEHLDCRNNILYTTQAGNSFSILDEKGTASLSYNWIKAGWKAAHSSRFGNVSSEHEIHSGDDPGFQDEEKNLFFLTAKSACLNKNGLLPEAVQKNFPIQKQFKGPRGTKERPAKSLKDLGALERESEE
- a CDS encoding YihY/virulence factor BrkB family protein, with protein sequence MTEQEQIQLGKIGFRAMWRFGGLTPWDLIYQSVRGYNHHRLSAHSAQFAYYAIFTLFPLLMVIIACVAQLPIKGLILSMENAINQGLPSNVSKMLFDQIADIQHKTTISLITGGVFLLSLGGTRLFLTMGTGLDAVFEVDRRRTFWKSSGLALLLTFGVLILLLLAMILLVIGPELARLLLANFYAPWLHLLLSAGTRWSVACGFMLISTSVIYWAVPSVKLPWKIITPGSLFVVISWVIMLQGFRIYVENIAHYNETYGTLGGFIVLLVWLYLTGAILMMGGEINGVIYRAAKMKADGVLK